One Pseudomonadota bacterium genomic window carries:
- the pgl gene encoding 6-phosphogluconolactonase, producing the protein MNTHAICHDREIASASLCDQIVQILEQAIRRRGEASLVVSGGTSPARFFELLSQASLPWHKVSIIPSDERLVPLDSDERNERMISNALSQGVAGDAKIVSLVSDVERPERTEDFANNNLANIARPFDAVILGMGSDGHTASLFPDATNLNDALASNQLCAIQNVPSQQRVRISLTPSALLSARHLKLLMFGEAKKTVLESAKLPGPVEQYPVRIALHQRDIPVSIYWAP; encoded by the coding sequence ATGAACACTCATGCTATTTGTCACGATCGAGAGATTGCATCGGCATCGCTGTGCGATCAGATTGTCCAGATCCTGGAGCAGGCCATTCGTCGCCGTGGGGAGGCGAGCCTAGTGGTAAGCGGGGGGACATCGCCAGCGCGTTTTTTTGAGTTGTTGAGTCAGGCGTCACTGCCTTGGCACAAAGTGTCGATTATTCCGAGTGACGAACGACTGGTGCCACTCGATTCGGACGAACGGAATGAGCGCATGATTAGTAATGCGCTGTCTCAAGGAGTCGCCGGAGACGCGAAAATCGTCAGCTTGGTGTCAGACGTTGAGCGACCTGAGCGTACCGAAGACTTCGCGAATAACAACTTAGCCAATATTGCGCGCCCCTTTGATGCCGTCATTCTTGGTATGGGATCAGATGGTCATACAGCGTCGCTGTTTCCAGATGCTACGAATCTAAACGATGCGCTCGCCAGTAATCAGTTGTGCGCAATTCAAAATGTACCCAGTCAACAGCGCGTGCGTATTTCGTTAACGCCCAGCGCCCTGTTGAGTGCGCGACATCTTAAGCTGCTGATGTTTGGCGAGGCAAAAAAAACGGTGCTCGAGAGCGCAAAGTTACCGGGTCCGGTTGAGCAATATCCCGTACGAATTGCCCTACACCAACGAGACATTCCTGTGTCGATTTACTGGGCTCCGTGA
- the zwf gene encoding glucose-6-phosphate dehydrogenase, which yields MAKFVPVEPFDLVIFGGTGDLARRKLLPSLYHRHLDGQFSEDSRIVAVSRGALGLEDFRALVREALETHLDEGDLDESSWQSFSERLFYHEQDVTSAEGWDGLSSLLDQTKTRIRVFYLAMSPSLFGVTARNITGAGLANQQSRIVLEKPVGTDLESAQTINNDVGAVFEESQIYRIDHYLGKETVQNLSALRFANSLFEPLWRRGAIDHVQISVAEHIGVGNRAEFYSRTGALRDMVQNHMLQLLCLVAMEPPASMDHDDVRNEKIKVLKALRPITRDNVKRVTVRGQYKAGAINGEAVPGYLAELEEQESRESGVNTETFVAIKAEIDNWRWSGTPFYLRTGKRLATKASEIVIQFRPVAHSIFDDTAGEVVANRLTIRLQPNEGVNLTMMSKEPGPGGFKLKSLPLNLSFSEAFPLRYPDAYERLLMEVLRGNPALFMRRDEVESAWRWIDQIIESWELVQQKPESYLAGSWGPTDAALLLDRDQREWYDPEAAD from the coding sequence ATGGCGAAGTTTGTACCTGTTGAACCGTTTGATCTGGTGATATTTGGCGGAACCGGCGATCTGGCCCGCCGCAAACTGTTGCCCTCTCTGTATCACCGTCATCTTGATGGTCAGTTTAGTGAGGACAGTCGCATTGTGGCCGTGTCACGCGGGGCGCTGGGTCTGGAGGACTTTCGCGCGCTCGTGCGAGAAGCGCTTGAGACGCATCTCGATGAAGGCGATTTGGACGAGTCATCTTGGCAAAGTTTCTCTGAGCGCTTGTTTTATCACGAACAAGATGTGACAAGCGCTGAGGGTTGGGATGGTCTGAGCAGTCTTCTTGATCAAACCAAGACGCGGATTCGCGTGTTTTATCTTGCCATGTCACCTTCTTTGTTCGGAGTCACCGCGCGCAATATCACAGGTGCCGGTTTAGCAAATCAACAGTCGCGCATTGTGCTTGAGAAACCGGTAGGGACCGATCTCGAGTCGGCGCAAACCATAAATAACGACGTAGGCGCTGTGTTCGAGGAGAGTCAGATTTATCGTATTGATCACTACCTTGGCAAAGAGACCGTGCAAAATCTGTCAGCACTGCGGTTTGCCAACTCGTTGTTTGAACCGTTGTGGCGTCGCGGCGCGATCGACCATGTTCAGATTTCCGTTGCCGAACACATTGGCGTTGGCAATCGTGCTGAATTTTATTCGCGTACTGGCGCTCTTCGAGACATGGTTCAAAACCACATGTTGCAACTGTTGTGTCTGGTTGCCATGGAACCGCCGGCGAGCATGGACCACGACGATGTTCGGAACGAGAAGATAAAAGTGCTTAAAGCGCTCCGGCCCATTACGCGGGACAATGTCAAACGCGTCACGGTGCGGGGGCAATACAAGGCGGGCGCGATAAACGGAGAGGCTGTGCCAGGGTATTTGGCCGAGCTTGAAGAGCAGGAGTCGCGCGAGTCTGGTGTCAACACCGAGACATTTGTTGCGATTAAGGCGGAAATTGATAACTGGCGATGGAGCGGCACTCCGTTTTATCTTCGAACGGGGAAGCGATTAGCAACCAAAGCGTCTGAAATTGTCATCCAGTTTCGTCCTGTCGCGCATTCGATTTTTGATGATACGGCAGGCGAGGTCGTTGCAAACCGTTTGACTATTCGCCTTCAACCTAATGAAGGCGTGAATCTCACGATGATGAGTAAGGAACCCGGCCCTGGCGGATTCAAGCTCAAGTCGTTACCCCTTAACTTGAGTTTCTCGGAGGCGTTCCCGCTGCGTTATCCAGATGCCTATGAGCGTTTATTAATGGAAGTCCTGCGCGGAAACCCCGCCTTGTTTATGCGTCGAGATGAAGTTGAATCCGCTTGGCGCTGGATCGATCAGATTATCGAGTCGTGGGAGTTGGTTCAGCAAAAACCAGAATCGTATCTGGCCGGCTCCTGGGGGCCGACCGATGCCGCGTTGTTACTCGATCGCGATCAGCGGGAATGGTATGACCCGGAAGCGGCTGACTAA
- a CDS encoding MurR/RpiR family transcriptional regulator → MLDRIRRIQPSLPSAEKRVATLVLRDPGLIASGTLADVSAAAEVSEPTVVRFCRSAGTDGFREFKNRLTQYLASSNHLVHTDVGLTDTTEQVFHKVMGRTINALIGVKQRYSSAVFNEMVDALARASRIDFYGIGASGLVVADAQNKFFRLGVPCNAYSDSPTILQSAALTNSEYAVIVVSKSGESQTIINAAKTAMAQKANVIAITSPASTLASVVDTCVLVDVDEDTGLFTPMNSRIAQLAILDAAQVATAVKMGERGPQNLLKTKRALNL, encoded by the coding sequence ATGCTGGACAGAATCCGCCGAATTCAACCATCACTACCCAGCGCAGAGAAACGAGTGGCCACATTGGTGCTGCGTGACCCGGGGCTCATAGCGAGTGGTACCCTGGCTGATGTCTCGGCGGCAGCCGAGGTCAGCGAACCGACAGTTGTTCGGTTTTGCCGATCTGCTGGCACAGACGGGTTTCGCGAGTTCAAAAACCGTCTGACACAGTATCTCGCGTCGTCAAACCATCTGGTACACACCGACGTTGGGCTCACCGATACCACGGAACAAGTGTTTCATAAGGTCATGGGCCGCACGATTAATGCGCTGATTGGTGTGAAACAGCGATACAGTTCAGCCGTTTTTAACGAAATGGTCGACGCGTTAGCACGTGCGAGTCGAATCGATTTTTACGGCATTGGCGCATCTGGACTTGTCGTGGCGGATGCGCAAAACAAATTCTTCCGCCTGGGCGTCCCCTGCAACGCCTATTCCGACTCGCCTACGATTCTCCAATCAGCCGCTTTGACAAATTCAGAATATGCGGTAATCGTGGTATCAAAATCGGGGGAATCACAGACCATCATCAATGCGGCTAAGACTGCAATGGCACAGAAGGCCAACGTCATTGCGATCACGTCGCCAGCATCAACTCTCGCTTCCGTCGTCGATACCTGCGTTCTAGTAGATGTGGATGAGGACACCGGACTATTTACGCCGATGAACTCCCGTATTGCGCAGCTCGCCATTCTCGATGCCGCTCAGGTCGCAACCGCCGTGAAGATGGGTGAGCGCGGTCCACAGAACTTACTC